In Actinoplanes sp. NBC_00393, a single genomic region encodes these proteins:
- the mads5 gene encoding methylation-associated defense system restriction endonuclease subunit S MAD5: MKIAALDNPVRASWLAEQGYRLDAGPYVSEAYAARMFLNRLPRTEPLRDVTESIFYGGRARRQWTHDPDYGVPFLGSADIFEADLSHAPMITRGSFDENTKLALKPGWTLVTRSGMTAGRVTYSRLSMDGSACSEHVIRAVPDRSRIPAGYLYTCLASRFGIPMIKGGIFGTSVRHIEVEHMANIPVPRFEMHVESKIDDLIFEAMELRQRFEDGVCTATRDLFESAGIPELLDLRWHDQPRDINFSITGIGSSSIRALNFAPRARHLLHLLSMVPHRTLGEICQNGRLRTGARFKRFDASPDTGVRLIGQRQAFWLRPEGRWINPKQAPSDIMQDDETILIAAHGTLGDGEVYSRSIFVTGSWLKHAFSQDFVRVLSGSPDVSGAYLFAFFRSEAAFRVLRSMSVGGKQQEYHPALLRQLPVPMCTPSDRERIAETVRAAYRDRDEADKKEDQAFKLLDDAVREAAR, encoded by the coding sequence GTGAAAATCGCCGCCCTCGACAACCCGGTACGCGCCAGCTGGCTCGCCGAACAGGGTTATCGTCTCGACGCGGGCCCGTATGTCTCCGAGGCGTATGCGGCCAGAATGTTCCTCAACCGGCTTCCGCGGACCGAACCGCTGCGAGACGTCACTGAAAGCATCTTCTATGGAGGGCGAGCTCGTCGGCAATGGACGCATGATCCTGACTATGGCGTCCCTTTTCTCGGTAGTGCTGACATCTTTGAAGCGGATCTTTCTCACGCGCCCATGATCACCCGAGGCTCGTTCGACGAGAATACCAAGCTTGCGCTGAAGCCGGGCTGGACCTTGGTGACCAGATCGGGAATGACAGCTGGGCGCGTCACCTACTCCAGGTTGAGCATGGATGGTTCGGCATGCAGCGAGCACGTCATTCGTGCAGTCCCCGATCGCAGCCGAATCCCGGCCGGATATCTTTACACTTGCCTTGCCAGTCGATTCGGCATTCCTATGATCAAGGGCGGAATCTTCGGTACTAGCGTTCGGCACATTGAAGTCGAACATATGGCCAATATTCCGGTGCCGCGTTTTGAAATGCATGTAGAGTCAAAGATAGACGACCTAATTTTCGAGGCCATGGAGCTACGTCAGCGGTTTGAGGATGGGGTCTGCACCGCAACTCGAGACCTCTTCGAGTCGGCGGGGATTCCTGAGCTGTTGGACCTTCGCTGGCACGACCAGCCCCGCGACATCAACTTCAGCATCACCGGAATCGGTTCGTCGAGCATTCGGGCTCTAAACTTCGCACCGCGAGCGCGTCATCTCCTTCATTTGCTTTCTATGGTTCCTCACCGGACGTTGGGCGAGATCTGCCAGAACGGTCGCCTCCGAACCGGAGCCCGTTTCAAGAGATTTGATGCCAGCCCGGATACCGGAGTTCGGTTGATTGGGCAGCGTCAAGCCTTTTGGTTACGCCCGGAAGGGCGGTGGATCAACCCGAAGCAAGCGCCATCTGACATCATGCAAGACGACGAGACGATCCTTATCGCCGCACATGGGACCCTAGGGGACGGCGAGGTGTACAGCAGGTCGATCTTCGTGACGGGAAGCTGGCTCAAACACGCTTTCAGTCAGGACTTCGTTCGGGTGCTGAGTGGTTCTCCGGATGTTTCAGGCGCATATCTATTTGCTTTCTTCCGATCCGAGGCGGCGTTTCGCGTTCTGCGTTCCATGAGTGTGGGAGGTAAGCAACAGGAGTACCACCCTGCGCTGCTTCGTCAGCTTCCGGTGCCGATGTGTACCCCGAGTGATCGGGAGCGGATCGCGGAAACGGTGCGGGCGGCGTATCGAGATCGGGACGAGGCTGATAAGAAAGAGGACCAAGCGTTCAAGCTCTTGGATGACGCGGTGCGAGAGGCGGCGCGATAG